GCCATCGCGGGGGTGGCACCGTGACGCTCCGGCTGGGAACCCGGGGCAGCGCGCTCGCGCTCGCCCAGGCGGGCGCCGTCGCCCAGCGGCTCGGTGCCGAGCTCGTCGTCATCGAAAGCGAGGGAGACCGCACGAGCGCGCCGCTCGCCGATCTCGGCGGTGCCGGTGTGTTCGCCGCGGCCCTGCGCGAGGCGCTCCTCGCGGGCGAGGTCGACGCCGTCGTGCACTCCTACAAGGATCTGCCGACGACGCCGCTCGACGGGCTGACGGTCGCGGCCGTGCCGAAGCGGGCGGATGCGCGCGACGTCGTGTGCGCCGCGGGCGGTCACGACCTCGACAAGCTCCCCGCGGGCGCGCGCGTCGGCACCGGTTCGCCGCGGCGCCGGGCACAGCTGCTGCGGCGACGTCCCGATCTCGACGTGGTCGACATCCGGGGCAACATCGACACCCGGCTCGGGCGCGTCGGCGCGGACGACCCGGAGCGCCGCCTCGACGCCGTCGTGCTCGCGGCGGCCGGCCTCGACCGCCTCGGGCGCACCGACGCCGTCACCGAGTGGCTGAGCCTCACCTCGTGGCCGACGGCGCCCGCCCAGGGCGCGCTCGCCGTCGAGACCCGCACGGGCGACGCGAAGACCGTCGCGAAGCTCGAGCACAAGCCGAGCCGCCTCGCCGCCGAGGCCGAGCGCGGCGTGCTCGCGCGGCTCGAGGCCGGATGCGCGGCGCCCCTCGGCGCATCCGCTCTCTTCGAGGACGGGCTGCTCTTCCTCTCGGCGCGCGTGTACTCGCTCGACGGCTCGGAGCACCTGACCTCGTCCCACGCCCTGTACCCGGAGGACTCCCGCGACCCCGCGGGCGAGCTCGCGGCGCGCGTCGCCGACGAGCTGCTCGACGCGGGTGCGGCGGACCTCGCCCCGCTCGGAGGGAGGCGCCTGTGAATCCCGACGCAGGCCGCTCAACAGAACCGAAGTCGACGAAGCCCCTCGCCGGATGGCGCGTGCTCGTGCCGCGCGGCGGCAAGTGGGGCGACTCGGTCGCCGCGACCGTGCGCAGCCACGGCGGCATCCCCGTCATCGCGCCGCTCATCAACTTCGCGTCGACCGACGACCCGACGACGCTCGCGAACGCCCTGCACGAGCTGCAGGACGGGCAGTTCGCGTGGCTCGTCGTGACGAGCGCCACGACCGTCGACGTGCTCAACGCGCAGCGGGTGAAGGTGCCCGAGGGCACGCGTATCGCCGCCGTCGGCGAGACGACCGCGGCGGCGCTGCAGCTCGCGGGCTACCGGGTGGACTTCGTGCCGGGCTCGGACAACTCGGCGCGCGGGCTCGTGAAGGAGTGGCCCGACTCGGGCATCCGCGGCCGCGTGCTCATCCCGCAGTCCGACCTCGCCGAGCCGACGCTCGTCGCGGGGCTGCAGAAGCTCGGCTTCGATGTCGAGTTCGTGCAGGCGTACCGCACGGTCGGGGTTCCGGTGTCGCCGGATGTCGCGCGCGACGTGGCCTCCGGTCGCATCCGGGCGATCCTCGTGACCTCCGGCTCGGTCGCCCGCCAGGTGGCGGAGCAGCTCGCGCCCCTGCCGGATGACACGGTCGTCGCGTGCATCGGCCCGCGCACCGCGTTCGACACCCGCGCGGCCGGTCTCACGGTGCACGTCATCGCCGAGGAGCGCAGCGCCGACTCGCTCATCGACGCGCTCGTCGAGTACGCGGAGGCGGAATGAACGGCCGACCGATGATCCGCCCCCGCCGCCTGCGGCAGAGCCCCGCGTGGCGTCGGCTCGCGCAGGAGACGCGCATCGCGCCCGCCCAGCTCGTGCTGCCCATGTTCGTGGCGGAGGGCGCCGACGAGCCGCGACCCATCGCATCCATGCCGGGCGTCGTGCAGCATTCGCTCGACTCGTTCCGGGCTGAGCTGCAGCGCGCAGCCGAGGCGGGCATCGGCGGCGTCATGCTCTTCGGCGTGCCGCTCGAGAAGGACGCGAGCGGATCGGGCGCGACCGACCCCGACGGCATCCTCAACGTCGCGACGCGCATCGCCGCCGCCGAGGTGGGCGACGCGCTCGTCGTGCAGACCGACCTGTGCCTCGACGAGTTCACCGACCACGGCCACTGCGGCGTGCTCGACGCCGACGGCCGCGTCGACAACGACGCGACGCTCGTGCGCTACCGCGAGATGGCGCTCGCGCAGGCGCGCGCGGGCTCGCAGCTCGTGGGCCTCTCGGGCATGATGGACGGCCAGGTCGCCGCCGTGCGCGCGGCCCTCGACGCCGACGGCGCGTACGACGTGCCGATCCTCGCCTACGCGGCCAAGTACGCATCCGCCTTCTACGGGCCGTTCCGCGAGGCCGTGCAGTCGTCGCTCGTGGGCGACCGCCGCAGCTACCAGCTCGACCCCGCCAACCGCCGCGAGGGGGCGCGCGAGGTGGAGCTCGACCTCACCGAGGGCGCCGACATCGTCATGGTGAAGCCCGCCATGAGCTACCTCGACGTGCTCGCGGATGCCGCGGCCGCGTCGCCCGTGCCGGTGTGGGCGTACCAGGTGTCGGGGGAGTACGCGATGATCTCGGCTGCCGCAGCGAACGGCTGGATCGACCGCGACCGCGCGATCGACGAGTCGCTCGTGTCGATCGTGCGCGCGGGGGCGGATGCCGTGCTCAGCTACTTCGCCGTCGAGGCGGCCGAGCGCTGGGCGCGCGCGTGAGCGGCGTGGGTGCTGGGGGCGCGGGCGGCAACGAGGGCGCGTTCGCGCGTGCGCAGGCGGCGCTGCCCGGCGGGGTCAACTCGCCCGTGCGCGCCTACGGCTCGGTCGGAGGCACGCCCCGGTTCCTCGTGTCGGCCCGCGGGCCGTACGTGACGGATGTCGAGGGCCGCGAGTACGTGGACCTCCTCGCGTCGTGGGGTCCTGCGCTGCTGGGGCACGCGCATCCGGAGGTCGTCGCCGCCGTGCAGGAGGCCGCCGCGCGCGGGCTCTCGTTCGGGGCCTCTACGCCCGCCGAGACGGAGCTCGCCGAGCTCGTGCGCTCGCGGCTGGGGGTGGCGAGCGGCGTCGAGAAGGTGCGGCTCGTGTCGACCGGCACCGAGGCGACCATGACCGCGATACGCCTCGCGCGCGGCGCGACCGGGCGCGACCTCGTCGTGAAGTTCGCGGGGCATTACCACGGGCACTCCGACGGGCTGCTCGCTGAGGCCGGATCGGGCGTCGCGACGCAGGGTCTGCCGGGCTCGGCCGGCGTGCCGGAGCCCGTCGCGGCGCAGACGCTCGTGCTGCCCTACAACGACCTCGACGCCGTGCGTGCGGCGTTCGTCGCGCATCCGGGCCGCATCGCCGCCGTCATCACGGAAGCCGCGGGCGCCAACGCGGGCGTGCTCGCGCCCGAGCCCGGCTTCAACCGCGCGCTGCGCGAGCTCGTGCGGGCCGAGGGCGCGCTGCTCATCCTCGACGAGGTGCTCACCGGCTTCCGCGTCGGCCCCGCCGGCTGGTGGGGGCTCGAGGGCGCCGCCGAGGGTTGGGCGCCCGACCTCTTCACCTTCGGCAAGGTCGTCGGCGGAGGGATGCCGCTCGCCGCTCTGGGTGGGCGCGCGGAGCTCATGGACCTGCTCGCGCCGCTCGGGCCCGTGTACCAGGCGGGCACCCTCTCCGGGAACCCGCTCGCCGTCGCGGCGGGGCTCACGACGCTGCGCCTCGCCGACGCGGCCGTGTACGCGCACGTCGACGCGGCAGCGGATGCGGTGGCCGGCTGGGTCTCCGAGGCGCTCGCCGCCGAGGGGGTCGCCCACGTCGTCTCGCGCGCGGGCAGCCTGTTCTCGATCGCGTTCCGCGCGCGGCCTGTGCGCGACTACGCGGATGCGAAGGACCAGGAGGCGTGGAGGTACGCGCCGTTCTTCCACGCGCTCCTCGATGCCGGCGTCTCGGCGCCGCCGAGCGTGTACGAGGCGTGGTTCCTCACCGCCGCGCACGACGACGCGGCGCTCGCCCGCATCCGTGCGGCGCTGCCCACGGCGGCGCGTGCGGCGGCTCGCGCTACCGCGCCCACCTCCACCCCCGCCGCCCCTCCGTTGGTTGAGTAGCGCCGCGCGCGAAGCGCACGACCTCTCCATCGCTGGTTGTAGCGCCGCGCCGCGCGCCCGCGCGGCACGACGCGTATCGAAACCCTCGCACCACGTATCAACAGCGGGTCAAGGGATGCGAAACCTCCGCACGTCATCCGTCCCTCGGGTTTCGATACGCCGTGCGTCACGCCCTGCGGGCGCGGCGCGCGGCACTCAACCAGCGGTGAACACGCACCGAGCGTGCCGCTCCCCGCTTCCCGCCTCTCGCTGGTTGAGTAGCGCCGCGCGCGAAGCGCACGACCTCTCCATCGCTGGTTGAGTAGCGCCGCGCCGCGCGCCCGCGCGGCACGACGCGTATCGAAACCCTCGCACCACGTATCAACAGCGGGCCAAGGAATGCGAAACCTCCGCACGACATACGCCCCTCCGGTTTCGATACGCCGTGCGTCGCGCCCTGCGGGCGCGGCGCGCGGCACTCAACCAGCGGTGAACCCGTTTCCCGCTGGTCGAGTGCGCGCGGCCGCGCGCAGCGCGACCACGCGTGTATCGAGACCCCACGTCTGATGACCTGCGGAAGCGTCAGCGGCGCTCAACCGGCGGTGACGCGCGTCAGCGCGAACCCGAGTGCCACGACCGCGACGAGCGGCACCGCGCCCTGCACGAGGGCGGCGCGCAGCATCCGTCGGTCGGAACTGACGAGCACGAGCGCCGCGAGCACCATGCTGATGCACGCGAAGAGGGTGAGCACGAGGCCGGCGAGGTCGAGCCCCGACCACAGCAGCACGAGCCCGACGACGACGCCGAGCGCGAGGAACAGGTTGTAGAACCCCTGGTTGTAGGCCATGACGCGCATCGTCTCGGCGTCGGCCTCGCTGCGGATGCCGAAGGTGCGGCGGGTGGAGGGTCGCATCCAGAGCACGCTCTCGAGCACCCAGATGTAGACGTGGATGGCCGCGGCGATGCCCGCGAGCACGGACCCGATGGTGACGACCGCGGTGACGTCCATGCGGGTCAGTCTTGCACGCGCACCGCGATCCGCCCCCGGGTGTCGCCCGCGAGGATGCGGCTCGCCCAGCCGGGCACGTCGTCGAGGCCGATCTCGGTCGTGAGGCTGTCGAGCAGCCCCACGTCGAGGTCGCGCTCGAGGCGCTCCCACACGCGGGTGCGCGTCACGAGCGGCGCCTCGACCGAGTTGATGCCCAGCAGGTTGACGCCCCGAAGGATGAAGGGCATGACGGTCGTGGCGAGCTCGGGACTCTCGACGAGGCCGCACGCGGCAACCGATCCGCCGTAGCGGGTCTGCGCGAGGAGGCTCGCGAGGGTCGTGCCGCCGACGACGTCGACGGCGCCGGCCCAGCGGCTCGCCTGCAGCGGCTTGCCGGCCTGCTGCAGCTCGGCGCGGTCGAGGAGGTCGGATGCGCCGAGTCGCTCGAGGTAGCCGCGGTCGTCGGGGTGGCCGGTCGCGGCGACGACGCGACGTCCGGATGCGGCGAGCAGCATGACGGCGATGGAGCCGAGTCCGCCGGTCGCCCCGGTGACGACGACGTCGCCGTCGGGGATGTCGTTGTGCTCGAGCGCGAGCACGGCCTGGGCTGCGGTGAAGCCGGCGGTGCCGATCGCGGCGACGCGGCGCATCCCGAGCTTCTCGGGCACGCGCACGAGGTCGTCGCCCTCGACGCGGGCCCGCGTGCTGTAACCGCCATTGCGGGTTTCGCCGAGCCCGCCGCCCGTGAGCACGACCTCGTCGCCCGGCTTCCAGCGGGCGTCGCCCGACTCGACGACGGTGCCGACGACGTCGATTCCCGGGATGAGCGGCGAGATGCGCGCCACCCCGCGATCACCGCGGAGGGCCAGGCCGTCCTTGAAGTTGAGGCTCGAGTAGGCGACGTCGAGGAGCACCTCGCCGTCACCGAGCTCCGACTCGTCGACATCGACGAAGCGGGCCTCGGCGCCCTGGTCGTTGCGGGTTACCTGCAGTGCGCGCACCATGCACGAGAGCCTACGGGGCGTCGCCGCTTCCGCCGGTTGAGTGGCGCCGGGCGCGGAACGCACGACGCGTATCGAAACGCACCCCTTCTCCGTTGGTCGAGTAGCGCCGCGCCGTGCGCAAAGCGCGCGGCACGACGCGTATCGAAACCCTCGCACCCGCGTATCGAGAGCGGGGCATGGATGCGAGACCTCCGCACGTCATACGTCCCTCGGGTTTCGATACGCCGCGCGTCGCGCGCTGCGCGCGCGGCGCGCGGCACTCAACCAGCGGTGAACGCGCGCCCCCTCTCCCGCTGGTCGAGTGCGCGCGGCCGCGCGGAGCGCGACCACGCGTGTATCGAGACCCCACCTCTGATGACGTGCGGAAGCGCCCTCCTTCTGCTGGTTGAGTAGCGCCGCGCGCGAAGCGCACGACGCGTGTCGAAACCCTCGCACCGCGTATCGACAGCGGGTCTGGGGATGCGATCCCTCCGCACGTCATACGTCCCTCGGGTTTCGATACGCCGTGCGTCGCGCCTCCGGCGCGGCGCGCGGCACTCAACCAGCGGTGAACTCGCCCCCGGACGCAACCAGCGGTGAAGCGCTTGGTGTGCGCGGGGTGAACCGTGGACGCGGCTCACGCTCCCACCGGGAGAGAGCGCGCCGCGGGGATCGCGGCGCCAATGCGCGGTCGGACCGGGACGACGCGGCGGTCAGTCCGCCGCCACCACGTCGAGCTTCTGCACTACGGGGGCCGCGTGCGGGGTCATCAGCAGGCGGCAGCGCAGGGCGCCGCGGGGGCCGCGGAGCTCCCAGGTGGCGTGGGCCGGCGACTCGTGCGTGAGAGGCCCCGCATCCGTCACCCCGCCGACGTCGGCGAGCAGCGCACGCAGCGACGCCTCGCGACGCGCGAACGGCACGTCGAGGTCGACGCACGCGTCGAACATCGCCGGGTCGCCGAGCGAACCCTCGACGAGCGAGGTGCGCAAGGCGGATGCGGCCGCGACGGTCTCGGGCCACGGAGCGAAGGCGGGCGGCTCGGGGGCGGCGGGCATCGCATCCGTCACCCCGAAGGCGTCGTCGAACACGGCGTCGACGGCGGGCGTAAGCGCCGTGTAGGTCGCGTTCTCGAACACGACCGCACCGACGCCGGAGCCCTGCTCCCACTGCATGCGCGTCGTGAAGCCGGGGTAGCCGCCGCTGTGGCCCACGAACACCCGCCCGAACGAGTCGCCGCGCAGCGTGAGCCCGAGGCCGTACGCGCTCCACACTCCACCGCCCGCGGGGTCGCCCGCGATCGGGGTCTGCGGATGCCGCATCCGCTCGACGAGGCCTGCGGGCAGCACCGCGCCCGCGTCGATCGCGCCCGACAGCACGCCGCACCAGCGAGCGAGGTCGGTCGCGGTGCTGAACAGGCCGCCGATGGGCGAGAACGCGCCGGGCGTGCTGAACGGCAGCGGCTCCCAGGTCTGGGTTCGAGCGTCGCGTCCGCTGTCGGCCCCGGGCCGGTAGCCCGTGACCACCCCGCCGACGCTCTCGTCGAAGCCCGTGCCGGTCAGGCCGAGCGGCTCGAGCAGGCGCGACTCCACGACACGGCGGAACGGCATCCCCGCGCGAGCCGCGACGATGCGCCCCACGATCGCGTAGCCGAGGTTCGAGTACTCGAAGCGCTCGCCCGCGGGCCAGATCGCCCGCACGCCCTCGCCGAGCAGCGCCGCGAACACGTCGTGCGGCAGCGACTCCTGCCGGTCGGCCCAGGGGTCGTCGGTCGGGAAGCCCGCGCGCATCGCGAGCGCGTCGAGCACCGTCGGCTGCCGCGCATCCGGCCCCAGGATGCGCAGGGGCACGTCGAGCGCGTCGGCGAGCGGCTCGTCGAGGTCGAGCAGGCCGTCGGCCTCGAGCAGCAGCGCGGTCGCCGCCGTGAAGCTCTTCGTGCAGGAGGCGATGCGGAACGCCGTGCGCTCCGCCGCCACCGGCAGGTCACCGGATGCGACGACCGCCTCGAGCGCGCCCCCCGCGAATACTCCCCGCACCTGCGCAGGCGCGGTCACGCCGACGCGCGCGTCGAGTCCCCGCGCGAGCGCCTCCTGGAGACGCGCCGTCGACGTCACGGCTCAGCCGAAGAGGATCGCGGCCTCGTCGTACCGCGACTGCGGGACGGTCTTGAGGCGACCGAGCGCATCCTCGAACGGCACCGTGACGATCTGGGTGCCGCGCAGGGCGACCATCTTGCCCCACGCCTCCTCGAGCACGATGTCGACGACGGCCATGCCGTAGCGGGTCGCGAGCACGCGGTCGTACGCCGTCGGGGTGCCGCCGCGCTGGATGTGGCCGAGCGTCGTCGCGCGCGTCTCGATGCCCGTGCGCTCCTCGATCTCGGGGGCGAGCATGTCGCCGATGCCGCCCAGGCGGGGGCGTCCGAAGGCGTCGAGTCCGCGCTCCGAGTGGGCGTCGTCCATCGTGTCGAGCTTGAAGCCCTCCGCGACGACGACGAGCGGGGCGCGGCCGCGGGCGCGGGCCGAGTTCATCCACTCGCAGATCTCGTCCATGCTCGTCTTGCGCTCGGGGATGAGGATCGCGTGCGCGCCGGCCGCCATGCCCGAGTGGAGGGCGATCCAGCCGACGTGGCGGCCCATGACCTCCGCGACCATGCAGCGACCGTGCGAGTCGCCCGTCGTGCGGAGGCGGTCCATCGCCTCGGTCGCGATCTGCACCGCGGTGTCGAAGCCGAACGTGTAGTCGGTGGCCGAGAGGTCGTTGTCGACCGTCTTGGGCACGCCCACGATCTGCACGCCCTCATCCGTGAGCCGCTTCGCGGCCGCGAGGGTGCCCTCGCCGCCGATCGCGATGACGGCGTCCATGCCCGTGTCGGACATGACCTCCTTCACGCGCTCCACGCCCCCGTACTCGAACGGGTTCGTGCGCGAGGTGCCGAGGATCGTGCCGCCCTGCTTGCCGATGCCCATGACCTGGGGGCGGCCGAGGGGGTGGATGTCGGCATCCACGAGGCCCTTCCATCCGTCCTTGATGCCGACGAACTCGATGTCGTCGTGCTGAGTCAGGCCCTTGAGGACGGCGCCGCGGATGACCGCGTTGAGTCCGGGGCAGTCGCCACCGCTGGTGAGGATTCCGATCTTCACCCGCCCATCATGCCCTGTTTCCGGGCACGCCTCGCACTCGGCGGCCGTCGCCGTCGCTAGAGTTCCCCTGTCCGATCCGTCCGGGCATCCACCACACCCCAAGGAGCGTCATGACCGACCCCAACGTCCCCGACCCCGCCGCTCAGCCTGCGCCCGCCGCGCCGGCCGCGCCCGCAGCCGCCCCGGCCCCGGGCACCAGCTACCCCGGCAAGACCCTCGGCATCGTGGGCCTCATCGCGAGCTTCCTCGTCGCGATCGTCGGCCTCATCCTGAGCGCCATCGCCCTCTCGCAGTCGAAGAAGGCCGGCTACAAGAACACGCCTGCCAAGGTGGGCCTCATCCTCGGCATCATCTTCTCGATCCTGTGGATCCTGTTCTGGGTGCTGTGGGGCGCGCTGTTCGCGGCGATCGTCTCGAACTGCCCGGAGGTCGCCCCCGGTCAGTACGTCTGCTGATCTGAGCCACCCCGAAGGGGCCGGTGCGGAGCGATCCGCCCGGCCCCTTCGTCGTCGTCCGTCGTGCGGCGTCATGCCGGCGTCATCCCGCGACATGGGGAGTTCTGACGGGTCATTCCACTTCCTCCTGTACCCCGCGGCTCGCTAGGCTGCCCCAGTGGTCGATAACCCGACCCACCACCACCTTCTTCAAGGAGCGAAATGTCCAACCTCCAGCAGGCCCCCGCGGGTACCGACTACCCGGGCAAGACCCTCGGCATCGTGGGCCTCATCCTGGTGTTCTTCACGAACATCATCGGCCTCATCGTGAGCGCGATCGCGCTCAACCAGTCGAAGCAGGCCGGCTACAAGAACACCCCCGCCAAGGTCGGCGTGATCCTCGGCATCATCTTCGTCGCGCTCGGCGTGCTGTTCCTCATCCTGTGGTTCGGTATCTTCGCCGCCGCGTTCTCGGTCAGCAGCTACTGAGCCCTTCGCGAGAGGCCCGCACGGTTCGCCGTGCGGGCCTCTCCGCGTTCCTGGGAGGGCGGGTCGGCGCCCGGGGTTAGCCTGGCCCGGATGGATCCCGTCGTCACGCGCTACGCCCCGCCCCGGAGGCTCGAGCTGCGGCACGCCATCAAGCCCCTCGCCCAGGGCCGCACCGACCCCACCATCCGGCACGACGCCGACGGATGGTGGCTCACGCTGCGTCTCGCGAGCGGCATCGCGACGCTCCTCTTGCGCCAGCGGACGGATGCCGTGGAGGCCCACGCGTGGGGCCCGGGCGCCGACGAGGCGGTCGCGGGGGTGCCGGCGCTGTTGGGCGACGGAGACGACGACTCCGGGTTCGAGGCGGGGCGGCATCCGCTCGTCGCACGCCTGCACCACGAGACCCCCGGCCTGCGCCTCGCCCGCACGGGGCGCGTGCTGCCGGCGCTCATCCCGAGCGTGCTCGGGCAGAAGGTGACGGGCATCGAGGCGAAGGCCGCGTGGCGTCAGCTCGTGACGCGGCACGGCGAGGCGGCGCCCGGGCCCGCGCCGCTCGGCATGCGCGTCGTGCCGACCGCGGCGGTGTGGCGCCGCATCCCGTCGTGGGAGTGGCACCGGGCGGGGGTGGGCCCGCAGCGCTCCGACACGCTCATGCGCGTGTTCGCGGTCGCGGAGGGGCTCGAGCGCTGTGCCGGGCTCGCGACCGACGACGCCGCCCGTCGACTGCGCACGGTCGCCGGCATCGGCCCGTGGACGATCGCCGAGACGCTGCAGCGCAGCCACGGCGACCCCGACCGGGTGAGCGTCGGCGACCTGCACCTGTGCAAGCGCGTCGGAACCGCGCTCGCGGGACGCCGCGTCGACGACGACGGCATGTTCGAGCTGCTCGAGCCGTGGCGCGGCCACCGACAGCGCGTCGTGCGGCTCATCGAGGCGGCCGGCATCGGCTACGAGCGCCACGGCCCGCGGCTGGCGATCCCCGAGCACCGCACCCGCTGAGCACGCCGCCCCCTCGCTGGGTGAGTGGGCGTCCGCACGACGGCGTATCGAAACCCCGCGGCCCCGTTGTCGCGCGCCGACAACGGATTCGGTGCCCCGCTCACGAAAGGTCTAGCGTTCCCGGGTGGGAATCATCCGCCGTCTCTCTCGTCTCGCCTGGCTCTCGACCCGCGGCCCGAAGCTGCCGCCGCTCGGCCTCTACGACGTGTGCCACTCGCCGCGTCGCGTCATGCCGGGCGATCTCGACGAGCTGCGTCACATGAACAACGGCGCCTACCTCACCAACCTCGACCTCGCGCGCGTCGAGCTCGTCGTGCGCACGGGTCTGTGGGACCGCCTCAAGGAGGCCGAGGTCTACCCGGTCGTGTCGGCGCAGACGATCTCGTACCGCAAGTCGCTCGAGCTCGGCCAGCGCTACGTCATCGAGTCGCGGTTCCTCGGGCTCGACGAGCGCTCGGTGTACGTCGAGCAGCGCTTCGTGGTCGACGGCGAGGTGTACGCGCGCGCCCACATCCAGGCCCGCTTCCTCTACCGCAAGGGCGGCACCGTGCCCATGGACGAGCTCGGCCGCATCACGGGCATGGACCCGGCCGCCCACCCCATCCCGGAGTGGCTGCACGACTGGGCCGCCCAGGTGCGCATGCCCTCGACGCGCACCCCGGCGCCATCCACCTGGGAGTAGTCACCCTTCGCTGAGTGGTCGGTTTCTGGCCTCAAACCGCCGGTTTGAGGCCAGAAACCGACCACTCAGGGGATGCGGGCGCGCACACCTCAGCGGTCGAGCACGGCCATCGCGGCGTGGTAGCCGCCGAGGCCCGAGACCGCGCCACCGCGGCGGGAGCCGGAACCGCACACGAGGATGCGCTCGTGCTCGGTCGCGACGCCCCAGCGCTCGGCGGGCGTCGAGAGCGACTCGTCGTCCTCCGCCCACGGCCACGAGAGCGGCCCGTGGAAGATGTTCCCGCCCGGCATGTTGAGGCTCTGCTCGAGGTCGCGCGTCGTCGCCGTCTCGATGCACGGTCGCCCCTCCGCGTCGCGCAGCAGCACGCCGTCGATCGGCTCGGCGAGCACCGAGTCGAGCGAGCGCACCACGGCGGCCTGCAGCTCGGCGCGCGCGGCATCCGGGTCCCGTCCGTCGAGCAGGCGGTCGGGAGCCTGCAGCGCGAACACCGTGAGGGTCTGCGCCCCCGCCGCCTGAAGCTCGGGCGACAGGATGCCGGGGTCGGTGAGCGAGTGGCAGTAGCTCTCGAGGGGCATCGGGTCGGGGATGCGGCCCGCGGCCGCCTCGGCGTGGGCGCGGTCGAGTGCGGCGAAGCCCTCGTGCACGTGGAAGGTGCCGGCGAACGCGGCGGTCGGGTCGGCGGCGGTGTCGCGCAGCCGGGGGAGGCGCTCGAGCAGCAGGTTGACCTTCACCTGGGCGCCCTCGGGGCGCGCGCCCTCGCGCCCGAGCAGACGGTCGAGCACGTACGGCGCGACGCCCGAGAGCACGACGTCCGCCACGACACGGTGCTCCTCGTCGCCGTGGCGGTAGGCGACCTCGCCGTCGGGGGTGACGGAGGTGACCTCGGCATCCGTCAGCAGCTCGGCGCCGGCCGCGCGGGCCGCGCGCGCGAGCGACCCCGACACGGCGCCCATGCCGCCCACGGGCACGTCCCAGTGCCCCGTGCCGCCGCCGATCACGTGGTACAGGAAGCAGCGGTTCGCGGCGAGCGTGGGGTCGACGGAGGGCGCGAAGGTGCCGATGAGCGCGTCGGTGAGCACGACGCCGCGCACGAGGTCGTCGGCGAAGCGGCGCTCGACGGTCTCGCCGATGGGCGCCTCCACGAGCTCCGCCCACACGCGGTCGTCGCCGACGGCGCGTCGGGCCTCCGAGCGGGTGAGCAGCGGATCGGTCACCGTCGGCCAGACGGCGGCCGCGAGTCGAGCCGTGTCGTCGCCGAACGCGCCCCAGGCGTCCCAGTCGGATGCTGCGCCGATCGCCGCGAAGCTCGCCGCGGTGGCATCCGCGTCGCCCGTGTCGACGAGCAGGCCGCGGTCGGTGCCGGGCAGCGGCGTGTAGGAGGAGTAGCGGCGACGCGCGAGCTCGACGTCGAGCTTCAGGTCGCGGCGGATGCGCTCGGGCAGCAGGCTCACGAGGTAGGAGTAGCGCGAGAGGCGTGCGCCGACGCCCGGGAACACCTCGGCCGAGATCGACGCGCCGCCCAGGTGGTGCTGGCGCTCGAGGAGCAGGACGCTGCGGCCCGCCCCCGCGAGGTAGGCGGCCGCGACGAGCGCGTTGTGGCCGCCGCCGATGATGACGACGTCGTGCTTCGGGGTCATGTCAGCAGTATGTCTTGCGCGAGGTGGTCTCGAGACGCGTCGCTTCGCGGCGCTCCTCGACCACCTTGGAACCCACGTGGCCGAGGAACGCGGCGTCAGACCACGACGCGGGCGCCGTTGACGGCGGCGGCGGGGGAGTCGATCCAGTCGACGAGCCGGTCGGCGAGCACCGCCGGGGGTGTGCCGTCCTCGCCGATCGAGCGCACGACGAAGACGGTCGCGGCGCCGTCGGCCTCCGCGAGCCGGTCCGCGAGCTCCGCGACGAGCTCCTCGGCATCCGCCTTCGCGCGCGCGTACGAGCTCGTGGGCTCCGCATCCGGATCGACCGCGGTCGAGCTCACGATCGCGAGCCGCCCCTCGGATGCCGCGAGCTCGGGCTCGAAGGCCGCGATGACGTTGTCGAGCGCGTCGACGAGCCGCGGCCGCAACCACGCGTCGGCCTCGGGGGTGTCGCCCGGCTTCCAGCCTCCGACGAGGTGCAGCACGGCGTCGACCCGGCGGTGCGCCGAGACCACCTGGGCGGCGAG
The Protaetiibacter sp. SSC-01 genome window above contains:
- the hemC gene encoding hydroxymethylbilane synthase produces the protein MLRERARGVQARHRGGGTVTLRLGTRGSALALAQAGAVAQRLGAELVVIESEGDRTSAPLADLGGAGVFAAALREALLAGEVDAVVHSYKDLPTTPLDGLTVAAVPKRADARDVVCAAGGHDLDKLPAGARVGTGSPRRRAQLLRRRPDLDVVDIRGNIDTRLGRVGADDPERRLDAVVLAAAGLDRLGRTDAVTEWLSLTSWPTAPAQGALAVETRTGDAKTVAKLEHKPSRLAAEAERGVLARLEAGCAAPLGASALFEDGLLFLSARVYSLDGSEHLTSSHALYPEDSRDPAGELAARVADELLDAGAADLAPLGGRRL
- a CDS encoding uroporphyrinogen-III synthase — its product is MNPDAGRSTEPKSTKPLAGWRVLVPRGGKWGDSVAATVRSHGGIPVIAPLINFASTDDPTTLANALHELQDGQFAWLVVTSATTVDVLNAQRVKVPEGTRIAAVGETTAAALQLAGYRVDFVPGSDNSARGLVKEWPDSGIRGRVLIPQSDLAEPTLVAGLQKLGFDVEFVQAYRTVGVPVSPDVARDVASGRIRAILVTSGSVARQVAEQLAPLPDDTVVACIGPRTAFDTRAAGLTVHVIAEERSADSLIDALVEYAEAE
- the hemB gene encoding porphobilinogen synthase, producing the protein MIRPRRLRQSPAWRRLAQETRIAPAQLVLPMFVAEGADEPRPIASMPGVVQHSLDSFRAELQRAAEAGIGGVMLFGVPLEKDASGSGATDPDGILNVATRIAAAEVGDALVVQTDLCLDEFTDHGHCGVLDADGRVDNDATLVRYREMALAQARAGSQLVGLSGMMDGQVAAVRAALDADGAYDVPILAYAAKYASAFYGPFREAVQSSLVGDRRSYQLDPANRREGAREVELDLTEGADIVMVKPAMSYLDVLADAAAASPVPVWAYQVSGEYAMISAAAANGWIDRDRAIDESLVSIVRAGADAVLSYFAVEAAERWARA
- a CDS encoding glutamate-1-semialdehyde 2,1-aminomutase: MGAGGAGGNEGAFARAQAALPGGVNSPVRAYGSVGGTPRFLVSARGPYVTDVEGREYVDLLASWGPALLGHAHPEVVAAVQEAAARGLSFGASTPAETELAELVRSRLGVASGVEKVRLVSTGTEATMTAIRLARGATGRDLVVKFAGHYHGHSDGLLAEAGSGVATQGLPGSAGVPEPVAAQTLVLPYNDLDAVRAAFVAHPGRIAAVITEAAGANAGVLAPEPGFNRALRELVRAEGALLILDEVLTGFRVGPAGWWGLEGAAEGWAPDLFTFGKVVGGGMPLAALGGRAELMDLLAPLGPVYQAGTLSGNPLAVAAGLTTLRLADAAVYAHVDAAADAVAGWVSEALAAEGVAHVVSRAGSLFSIAFRARPVRDYADAKDQEAWRYAPFFHALLDAGVSAPPSVYEAWFLTAAHDDAALARIRAALPTAARAAARATAPTSTPAAPPLVE
- a CDS encoding DUF1304 domain-containing protein — its product is MDVTAVVTIGSVLAGIAAAIHVYIWVLESVLWMRPSTRRTFGIRSEADAETMRVMAYNQGFYNLFLALGVVVGLVLLWSGLDLAGLVLTLFACISMVLAALVLVSSDRRMLRAALVQGAVPLVAVVALGFALTRVTAG
- a CDS encoding MDR family oxidoreductase, coding for MVRALQVTRNDQGAEARFVDVDESELGDGEVLLDVAYSSLNFKDGLALRGDRGVARISPLIPGIDVVGTVVESGDARWKPGDEVVLTGGGLGETRNGGYSTRARVEGDDLVRVPEKLGMRRVAAIGTAGFTAAQAVLALEHNDIPDGDVVVTGATGGLGSIAVMLLAASGRRVVAATGHPDDRGYLERLGASDLLDRAELQQAGKPLQASRWAGAVDVVGGTTLASLLAQTRYGGSVAACGLVESPELATTVMPFILRGVNLLGINSVEAPLVTRTRVWERLERDLDVGLLDSLTTEIGLDDVPGWASRILAGDTRGRIAVRVQD